The Strix aluco isolate bStrAlu1 chromosome 1, bStrAlu1.hap1, whole genome shotgun sequence genome has a window encoding:
- the LOC141924473 gene encoding ovalbumin-related protein X-like gives MGSISAANAEFSFDVFKELKVHHANDNIFYSPLSIIAALAMVYLGARGNTEYQMEKVLHFNKIAGLGGTIQTKCGKSMNIHILFKELLSDITAQKANFSLYIANRLYAEKTYPVLPIYVKCVKKLYRAGLEMVNFKTTPDQARQLINSWVENQTDGQIQDFLEPGSVDLYTALVLVNAIYFKGIWKTAFKEEDSQKFPFSVTKQESRPVQMMCQNSTFKVAVVAAEEMKILELPYASGELSMLVLLPDDISGLEQLENNISFEKLAVWTSPNVMEKKRVKVYLPRMKIEGKYNLTSVLMALGMTDLFSPSANLSGISSAESMKISEAIHEAYMEVSEEGTEMSGSVDVMGDIQHSSEFEEFRADHPFLFLIKHNPTNSILFFGRYCSP, from the exons ATGGGCTCCATCAGTGCAGcaaatgcagaattttcttttgatGTATTCAAAGAGCTGAAAGTCCACCATGCCAACGACAACATCTTCTATTCCCCCCTGAGCATCATTGCAGCCTTGGCCATGGTTTATCTGGGAGCAAGAGGTAACACTGAGTATCAGATGGAGAAG GTTCTTCACTTTAACAAAATTGCAGGACTTGGAGGAACTATTCAGACCAAG TGTGGCAAGTCTATGAATATCCACATACTGTTTAAAGAACTTCTCTCAGATATCACCGCACAAAAAGCCAATTTTTCACTCTACATTGCCAACAGACTCTATGCTGAAAAGACATATCCAGTCCTACCG ATCTACGTAAAATGCGTGAAGAAACTGTACAGAGCAGGTCTGGAAATGGTCAACTTCAAAACAACACCAGATCAAGCCAGACAGCTCATTAATTCCTGGGTGGAAAATCAGACAGATG GACAGATCCAAGATTTCCTTGAACCAGGCTCTGTTGATCTCTATACTGCGCTGGTCCTTGTGAATGCCATTTACTTCAAAGGGATATGGAAGACAGCATTTAAAGAAGAAGACTCTCAGAAATTTCCCTTCAGTGTGACAAAG CAAGAAAGCAGACCTGTGCAAATGATGTGTCAGAACAGTACCTTCAAAGTGGCAGTGGTGGCTGCAGAGGAAATGAAGATCCTGGAGCTTCCATACGCCAGCGGAGAGCTGAGCATGttggtgctgctgcctgatgACATCTCTGGTCTGGAGCAG CTTGAGAACAATATCAGCTTTGAAAAACTTGCAGTGTGGACCAGTCCCAATGTGATGGAAAAGAAGAGAGTGAAAGTGTACCTCCCGCGCATGAAGATTGAGGGAAAATATAACCTGACATCTGTCTTAATGGCCTTGGGTATGACCGACCTGTTCAGCCCTTCGGCCAATCTGTCTGGCATCTCTTCAGCAGAGAGCATGAAGATATCTGAGGCCATCCATGAGGCGTACATGGAAGTCAGTGAAGAGGGCACTGAGATGTCTGGCTCAGTGGATGTGATGGGAGACATCCAACATTCCTCTGAGTTTGAAGAGTTTAGGGCTGACCACCCATTCCTTTTCTTGATCAAACACAATCCAACCAACAGCATCCTCTTCTTTGGTAGATATTGTTCCCCCTAA